The Acropora muricata isolate sample 2 chromosome 5, ASM3666990v1, whole genome shotgun sequence genome includes a window with the following:
- the LOC136917904 gene encoding olfactomedin-like protein 2B, whose translation MCRYRPLICLLVALLTVDALGNSSMKSRSRRAVISNTSKLSFKDLALELAKIHLLKTIAGEQHDLQKAKESLNILQRDKCSNIKTIGKPVVHNSRVQSQGAWMKDPLEIMGAETIFVMEYYSGNVLEEYENMNKFKAGLIRKKFKLPYSWDGTGAVVYGQHLYYNRASTYYIVKYNLLTGGVEAQITASSYNTRKQYYQWGGYSGMDLAVDEQGLWVIAGQSSSSYPLYLGKIDVVKNSIPLGWNLRTKNMKALGNAFVACGVIYAIDNYSSRSTTINFAYDTKTGKQWNPNIQFTNQFGYNSMVDYNPREKVLYSWDNKRLVTYPITFEEE comes from the exons ATGTGCCGATACCGCCCCCTCATTTGTCTTCTCGTCGCTTTATTGACT GTTGATGCGCTCGGCAACTCCTCAATGAAGTCGCGAAGTAGGAGAGCTGTAATTAGCAATACCTCAAAGCtgtctttcaaagatcttgctCTGGAACTGGCAAAAATACAC TTGTTGAAAACGATTGCGGGCGAACAGCATGACCTGCAAAAAGCAAAGGAGAGCCTTAACATTCTCCAGAGAG ATAAATGTAGCAACATCAAGACGATTGGTAAACCTGTGGTCCACAATTCAAGGGTCCAATCACAAGGAGCTTGGATGAAAGATCCGCTTGAAATCATGGGTGCTGAGACTATATTTGTTATGGAGTATTACAGTGGAAATGTACTTGAAGAGTATGAAAACATGAACAAGTTCAAAGCAGGTTTAATACGTAAGAAGTTCAAGCTGCCATACAGCTGGGACGGAACAGGCGCTGTGGTTTATGGTCAGCATCTCTACTACAACAG AGCAAGCACATATTACATCGTGAAGTACAATCTGCTCACAGGGGGAGTGGAAGCGCAAATAACTGCGAGCAGTTACAATACGAGAAAGCAGTATTACCAATGGGGTGGATACAGTGGAATGGACCTTGCAGTGGATGAACAAGGATTGTGGGTAATAGCTGGCCAAAGCAGCAGCAGTTATCCTCTGTACTTGGGTAAAATTGATGTGGTCAAAAATTCCATACCACTTGGCTGGAATCTGCGCACAA AAAACATGAAAGCGTTGGGAAATGCGTTCGTTGCTTGTGGAGTGATCTACGCCATTGACAATTACAGCAGTCGATCCACTACAATCAATTTTGCTTACGACACGAAGACCGGAAAACAGTGGAACCCAAACATACAGTTCACAAACCAATTTGGCTACAACTCCATGGTGGATTACAACCCCAGAGAGAAAGTGCTTTACTCTTGGGACAACAAACGACTTGTCACTTATCCCATAACATTTGAGGAAGAGTGA
- the LOC136916485 gene encoding olfactomedin-like protein 2B, which translates to MKLEASNVFYNCEVLCELFNSVYDYLPPYEFRNYVISQCQMRWGVRQDVRAAVKLYNDYELIDDSNSKSGYAINNTKFQEYPNKPCGSYVDALGNSSIKSRSRRAVISNTSKLSFKDLALELAKIHLLKTIAGEQHDLQKAKESLNILQRDKCSNIKTIGKPVVHNSRLQSQGAWMKDPLEIMGTETIFVMEYYSGNVLEEYENMNKFKAGLIRKKFKLPYSWDGTGAVVYGQHLYYNRASTYYIMKYNLLTEGVEAQITASSYNTRKQYYQWGGYSGMDLAVDEQGLWVIAGQSSSSYPLYLGKIDVVKNSIPLGWNLRTKNMKALGNAFVACGVIYAIDNYSSRSTTINFAYDTKTGKQWNLNIQFTNQFGYNSMVDYNPREKVLYSWDNKRLVTYPITFEEE; encoded by the exons ATGAAACTTGAGGCAagtaatgtattttacaactgTGAAGTGCTTTGTGAGCTGTTCAACTCAGTGTATGACTATCTGCCTCCTTATGAATTTAGAAACTATGTGATTAGTCAGTGCCAAATGCGTTGGGGAGTACGACAAGATGTCAGGGCAGCAGTCAAGTTGTACAATGATTATGAATTGATCGACGATTCCAATAGCAAAAGTGGTTATGCCATAAACAATACGAAATTCCAAGAATATCCGAATAAGCCTTGTGGGTCTTAT GTTGATGCGCTCGGCAACTCCTCAATCAAGTCGCGAAGTAGGAGAGCTGTAATTAGCAATACCTCAAAGCtgtctttcaaagatcttgctCTGGAACTGGCAAAAATACAC TTGTTGAAAACGATTGCGGGCGAACAGCATGACCtgcaaaaagcaaaggaaagCCTTAACATTCTCCAGAGAG ATAAATGTAGCAACATCAAGACGATTGGTAAACCTGTGGTCCATAATTCAAGGCTCCAATCACAAGGAGCTTGGATGAAAGACCCGCTTGAAATCATGGGTACTGAGACAATATTTGTTATGGAGTATTACAGTGGAAATGTACTTGAAGAGTATGAAAACATGAACAAGTTCAAAGCAGGCTTAATACGTAAGAAGTTCAAGCTGCCATACAGCTGGGACGGAACAGGCGCTGTGGTTTATGGTCAGCATCTCTACTACAACAG AGCAAGCACATATTACATCATGAAGTACAATCTGCTCACAGAGGGAGTGGAAGCTCAAATAACTGCGAGCAGTTACAATACGAGAAAGCAGTATTACCAGTGGGGTGGATACAGTGGAATGGACCTTGCAGTGGATGAACAAGGATTGTGGGTAATAGCTGGCCAAAGCAGCAGCAGTTATCCTCTGTACTTGGGTAAAATTGATGTGGTCAAAAATTCCATACCACTTGGCTGGAATCTGCGAACaa AAAACATGAAAGCGTTGGGAAATGCGTTCGTTGCTTGTGGAGTGATCTACGCCATTGACAATTATAGCAGTCGATCCACTACAATCAATTTCGCTTACGACACGAAGACCGGAAAACAGTGGAACCTAAACATACAGTTCACAAACCAATTTGGCTACAACTCCATGGTGGATTACAACCCCAGAGAGAAAGTGCTTTATTCTTGGGACAACAAACGACTTGTCACTTATCCCATAACATTTGAGGAAGAGTGA